The following are encoded in a window of Chloroflexota bacterium genomic DNA:
- a CDS encoding S8 family peptidase yields MGCCATHALRRARKPYRRGVLLVIALAIAPLAAQRGEMRALAGEVHAAIVPNDDLYDQYQWNLRQIHAPEAWDLTTGSSTVVIAILDTGVSLTHPDLVRKLVPGHNFLNDASQPDDDHGNGTHVAGIAAADTNNHAGIAGIAWQARIMPVKVLDANARGDPSIAARGVTWAVDHGANIINLGLTGPDPSPDLEAAIDYAHSQGVTVIAPVANDGADAVTYPAAFPHVIAVGATGRDDQRLSTSDTGSYISVSAPGEQIASTFKSPDGQDGYAVASSTAQAAAHVSGVAALLLAINPNLTPSDIRSILESSADDVGPPGRDAETGAGRINAARAVLFASPWNFVPSGAGAYTAASTSTNSLYFPLVEKDVNGWSTSFTVQNTSGKSVNLTIELFDMDGKLVLSFPSSIGANGSATYQPAQLAGLPSGFNGSAAIYADGPIDGLVNQDQAGRDRLTYEGVSGGARGVWVPYLARSSDGWSTGLRVQNIGGVPTRVHVVYTSTDSSAPTADAMVSIPAFGSATLFQPAEDRLPDGWVGAAYVDSLDDQLLAVVVNAVSASGANASYSVFGSPGPVAYAPLIFRNGASWVTDVRVQNASSVPTTLAVSYNSAASPGERWVAQRPLDSNAAAPISEPTDAQLPSPFAGSGTFRAIGGGQLQGVAATVNPTGDEGMAYQLPVDGSQTIALPLLYRGFAGWNSGVRIQNIGSRPTTVDLSLYQQDGTLVAALQEELDAGAARTFFLPDIDAVPPFFVGSAIATSSDSVPIVGIVNSVK; encoded by the coding sequence GTGGGCTGCTGCGCGACTCATGCTCTGAGGCGCGCGCGCAAGCCGTATCGCCGCGGGGTCCTGCTCGTCATCGCCCTGGCGATTGCGCCGCTGGCTGCACAGCGGGGGGAGATGCGCGCCCTCGCGGGCGAGGTCCACGCGGCTATCGTCCCAAATGACGACCTGTACGACCAATATCAATGGAACCTGCGCCAGATCCACGCCCCAGAGGCCTGGGATCTGACCACCGGTTCCTCCACCGTCGTCATTGCCATTCTTGACACGGGCGTGTCGCTCACCCATCCCGATCTCGTGCGCAAGCTGGTGCCGGGCCACAACTTCCTGAACGACGCGAGCCAGCCCGACGACGATCACGGTAACGGGACGCACGTCGCGGGAATCGCCGCGGCCGACACCAACAATCACGCGGGCATCGCGGGCATTGCCTGGCAAGCGCGCATTATGCCGGTGAAGGTGCTGGATGCGAACGCGCGCGGGGATCCGTCCATCGCCGCGCGCGGTGTCACCTGGGCCGTCGACCATGGCGCCAACATCATCAACCTCGGACTGACGGGGCCTGACCCCTCGCCCGATCTCGAGGCGGCGATCGACTACGCGCACTCGCAGGGCGTCACGGTGATCGCGCCGGTGGCAAATGACGGAGCAGACGCGGTCACCTATCCGGCGGCGTTCCCCCACGTGATCGCCGTCGGCGCCACCGGCCGTGATGATCAGCGCCTGTCCACGTCGGACACGGGGTCCTACATCAGCGTTTCCGCGCCAGGCGAGCAGATCGCGAGCACGTTTAAGTCGCCCGACGGCCAGGATGGCTACGCCGTGGCGAGCAGTACGGCCCAGGCGGCAGCGCACGTATCCGGCGTCGCTGCGCTTCTTCTCGCAATCAACCCGAATCTCACGCCCAGCGACATCCGATCGATCCTCGAAAGCTCCGCCGACGATGTCGGTCCACCCGGTCGGGACGCGGAGACGGGCGCTGGCCGAATCAACGCTGCGCGCGCGGTACTTTTTGCCAGCCCGTGGAACTTCGTACCGAGCGGCGCTGGCGCCTACACGGCCGCGAGTACATCGACGAACTCCCTGTACTTTCCGCTTGTCGAGAAGGACGTCAACGGCTGGAGTACGTCCTTCACCGTCCAGAACACCAGCGGCAAGTCCGTCAACCTGACCATCGAGCTGTTCGACATGGACGGCAAGCTCGTTCTCTCCTTCCCTTCTTCTATCGGCGCGAACGGCTCCGCCACGTACCAGCCAGCTCAGCTCGCCGGACTGCCGAGCGGTTTCAATGGGTCGGCAGCCATCTACGCTGATGGTCCGATCGATGGATTGGTGAACCAGGACCAGGCCGGGCGCGATCGCCTGACGTACGAAGGAGTCAGCGGTGGGGCGCGAGGCGTCTGGGTGCCCTACCTTGCCCGATCCTCCGACGGGTGGAGCACCGGCCTCCGCGTGCAGAACATTGGGGGCGTTCCGACCCGAGTCCACGTCGTCTATACGTCAACCGACTCCAGCGCGCCAACGGCCGACGCGATGGTATCGATTCCCGCCTTCGGGTCGGCGACCCTATTCCAACCAGCCGAGGATCGGCTGCCGGACGGCTGGGTCGGCGCCGCCTACGTCGATAGCCTCGACGACCAACTCCTGGCGGTGGTGGTCAACGCGGTGTCCGCCAGCGGCGCCAACGCGAGCTACAGCGTGTTCGGAAGTCCGGGCCCCGTCGCGTATGCGCCGCTCATATTTCGTAACGGTGCAAGCTGGGTGACCGACGTGCGTGTCCAGAACGCGAGCTCCGTTCCGACGACCCTTGCCGTGTCCTACAACAGCGCGGCGAGCCCCGGCGAACGCTGGGTGGCGCAACGCCCGCTCGATTCGAATGCGGCCGCTCCCATCAGCGAACCCACAGACGCGCAGCTCCCATCACCCTTCGCCGGTTCCGGGACGTTCCGGGCCATAGGAGGCGGACAACTGCAGGGCGTTGCCGCGACAGTGAATCCGACCGGAGATGAGGGGATGGCGTACCAGTTGCCCGTGGACGGCAGCCAGACCATTGCGCTTCCCTTGCTCTATCGTGGATTTGCCGGCTGGAACTCTGGCGTTCGGATCCAGAACATTGGATCGCGACCCACGACGGTCGATTTGAGCCTCTATCAACAAGACGGCACACTGGTGGCGGCGCTTCAAGAAGAGCTAGACGCCGGGGCTGCCCGCACATTTTTCCTCCCCGACATCGACGCGGTCCCCCCGTTTTTCGTCGGGAGCGCGATAGCCACCTCGAGCGACTCGGTGCCCATCGTGGGCATCGTCAACTCCGTGAAATAG
- a CDS encoding Trm112 family protein — translation MIDPELLEILACPACKTPVRLEDSYLVCDTCGRRYPIRDGIPVMLIDEAEQGQPRPPVGG, via the coding sequence ATGATCGATCCAGAGCTCCTCGAAATTCTCGCGTGTCCGGCCTGCAAAACACCCGTTCGCCTGGAAGATTCGTACCTCGTTTGTGACACCTGCGGCCGACGGTACCCCATCCGCGATGGCATTCCGGTAATGCTCATCGACGAGGCAGAGCAAGGCCAGCCCCGGCCACCCGTTGGCGGCTAG